A single window of Flavobacterium aestivum DNA harbors:
- a CDS encoding thioesterase II family protein — translation MQLFLLHFAGGNVYSFEFLKKEITNVDFIPLELPGRGKRHRDKLIKNKEEAIEDYYSQIKSLRNGEPYIIYGHSMGATLGLSVAAKLEIMGDGPELLIVSGNAGPGIKRGKDFLYHELDDLNFKNELLDLGGISTEITDNIELLDYFLPIIRADFECIEKDFFSEKEIKLNSPIYALMGSEEENSNVIENWKNFTHNSFTHQILSGNHFFIYKHAAELAKIFADQFKKQLTNQNSNYYV, via the coding sequence ATGCAACTTTTTTTATTACACTTTGCTGGAGGAAATGTTTATTCATTTGAATTTCTCAAAAAAGAGATAACAAATGTTGATTTCATTCCGCTAGAATTACCTGGAAGAGGTAAAAGACACAGAGATAAACTAATTAAAAATAAAGAAGAAGCCATTGAAGATTATTACAGCCAGATTAAATCTTTAAGAAACGGAGAGCCTTATATAATTTATGGTCATAGTATGGGAGCCACTTTGGGGCTTTCTGTAGCAGCAAAACTGGAAATTATGGGAGATGGTCCTGAATTACTTATAGTTTCAGGAAATGCAGGACCAGGTATAAAAAGAGGTAAAGATTTTCTATATCATGAATTAGACGATCTTAATTTTAAAAATGAACTTCTGGATTTAGGAGGTATCTCTACTGAAATAACGGATAATATAGAATTGCTTGATTATTTTTTGCCCATAATAAGAGCGGATTTTGAGTGTATAGAAAAAGATTTTTTTTCCGAAAAGGAGATAAAACTAAACAGTCCGATATATGCATTAATGGGTTCTGAGGAAGAAAACAGTAATGTGATAGAAAACTGGAAAAATTTCACACATAATTCTTTTACACATCAAATATTAAGTGGAAATCACTTTTTTATTTACAAACATGCTGCAGAATTAGCAAAAATTTTTGCAGATCAGTTTAAAAAACAATTAACCAACCAAAATAGCAACTATTATGTTTAA
- a CDS encoding outer membrane beta-barrel family protein, protein MKYKLFCLLFIPFLCFSQTGISIKEPSQTEDSGEYFGGAIKSAYKQHKFPSFNNSINLVYNRGRWKVNSSISYGREKFFRENDVSTFFPDLSFIGTGTTDYDFNSFVTFIDVQYKISEKTKIDVSSMNDTYENILDTKTNIDIYNTSNQLDKYYIGSKRLISNLKRNSLNALLRHDFRSNEFLTIEADWLQRPWDYNQNTYGQDYDINGVGIPNRNYTVYHDGRTDLNIYTLNGLYHVPTSLFEFTVGGKWIYIESDYDIRHFRKYDADYVQDLSLSPICKYIENRQIIFSDFKKSFGKLNLQVGFKLENTLINGYVTDTVHKDIDDKYLKLFPSLNATYNIDKENKISFAYSEYFNRPLYRFINPSLGIYHAYENYLGNPFLKPSTTRNLNLGYSFRSKYDLGFTYSNTKDNFWSLTNFTEDYVVAHKVVSYMDLNTLQLTGNTLLKYNNSIETNVQLQGFYKYNKSLVPVIDDLDVWGWYGMVNNQVYFNASRNISSSLSFWYRSKNISQEALIKEQCALDFGMKFLLLNKDFIIELNVTDILKSMTENKVSTVDNVYQTFRNYQDPRAFRISATYKFGNKKLNYAERIAENATDHSR, encoded by the coding sequence ATGAAATATAAATTATTTTGCTTGCTGTTCATTCCGTTTTTATGTTTTTCACAGACAGGCATTTCTATAAAAGAACCAAGTCAGACAGAAGATTCAGGTGAATATTTTGGTGGTGCAATAAAGTCAGCGTATAAACAGCATAAGTTTCCAAGTTTTAACAATAGCATAAATCTAGTCTACAATCGAGGAAGATGGAAAGTCAATTCGAGCATAAGTTATGGGCGGGAAAAATTTTTTAGAGAAAATGATGTGAGTACTTTTTTTCCTGATTTATCATTTATTGGTACAGGAACAACAGATTATGACTTTAATAGTTTTGTGACCTTTATTGATGTACAATATAAGATTTCTGAAAAGACAAAAATAGATGTCTCATCAATGAATGATACCTATGAGAATATATTAGACACTAAAACGAATATAGATATCTATAATACTTCGAACCAACTGGATAAATATTATATAGGGAGTAAGAGATTGATTTCGAACCTTAAACGGAATTCTTTGAATGCTCTGTTAAGGCATGACTTTAGGAGTAATGAATTTTTAACAATCGAAGCAGATTGGCTTCAAAGACCTTGGGATTATAATCAAAACACGTATGGTCAGGATTATGATATAAATGGTGTAGGAATACCCAATCGTAATTATACGGTATATCATGACGGACGTACAGATCTGAATATATATACCCTAAATGGTTTGTATCACGTTCCTACGAGTTTATTCGAATTTACTGTTGGGGGAAAATGGATATACATTGAATCAGATTATGACATAAGGCACTTTAGAAAATATGATGCAGATTATGTACAGGATTTGTCTTTATCACCAATTTGTAAATACATTGAAAACAGACAAATTATATTTTCAGATTTCAAAAAGAGCTTTGGGAAATTGAATCTTCAGGTTGGATTTAAACTTGAAAATACATTAATAAACGGTTATGTTACTGATACAGTTCATAAAGATATAGATGATAAATACTTGAAATTATTTCCATCACTAAATGCAACGTATAATATTGATAAAGAAAACAAAATAAGTTTTGCTTATTCCGAGTATTTCAACAGGCCTTTATATAGATTTATAAACCCCTCTTTAGGGATTTATCATGCTTACGAGAATTATTTAGGGAATCCATTTTTAAAGCCATCAACAACAAGAAATTTAAATCTGGGATATTCTTTTAGATCAAAATATGATTTGGGTTTTACATATTCGAATACCAAAGACAATTTTTGGTCTTTGACAAATTTTACAGAAGATTATGTTGTAGCACATAAAGTGGTCAGCTATATGGATTTAAACACACTACAGCTTACAGGTAATACGCTCTTGAAATACAATAATTCTATTGAAACGAATGTACAATTACAAGGATTTTACAAGTACAATAAATCATTAGTTCCGGTTATAGATGATCTGGATGTCTGGGGATGGTACGGTATGGTAAACAATCAGGTTTATTTCAATGCATCGAGAAATATTTCCAGTAGCCTAAGTTTTTGGTATCGTTCTAAAAATATTAGTCAGGAGGCTTTGATTAAAGAACAGTGCGCACTGGATTTTGGAATGAAATTTTTATTGCTCAATAAAGATTTTATAATAGAACTTAATGTTACTGATATTTTAAAGTCAATGACTGAAAACAAAGTATCTACAGTTGATAATGTGTACCAAACATTTAGGAACTATCAGGATCCAAGAGCTTTTAGAATTTCAGCGACCTATAAATTTGGGAACAAGAAATTAAATTACGCAGAAAGAATTGCCGAAAATGCAACTGATCATTCAAGATAA
- a CDS encoding cyclic peptide export ABC transporter — protein MFKLKFSYVIYLLLYAIPNTIFSFGIVYIINNVISGKKDFITDYMGIVFVSTVIYTYLLNIIFQKKINQYSFEALYENEKKIFDKILKAPLITLEKLGSQRFYTAIEDLRVFSIFPEVVTHSINSLLMLLLCMIYLFTLSVSSALVVVALIVLIAFTYFFVINTMSQKVANLRKYNEHYYKYVDDVIKGFKGFKLSTQRRKKLMDEHLSPNRENAKILDFNINYVFLSINLISQYGLYLVIGAILFILPEIGLLKREDIISYVVILLFVSGPINNLINMQNVYTRLTVANNRIKKFLMDFDSTDATVKIQNSNIEAFNSLKFNNIHFAYENEATEKTFALGPINLSIEKGEMIFIIGGNGSGKSTFINILTGLYQPSGGEIILNEQKYNKKKTTTQNLISAVFTDNHIFSRNYDDYTLEQNKEYQELLKIMELDKVILDDKEDSARRPFSKGQSKRMSLIFALLEDKPILVLDEWAADQDPHFRKYFYENLLPKLKQEGKTIIAVTHDDAYFKHADRILKFDYGEIVKDFKVKGEILHTESLWHSEVVS, from the coding sequence ATGTTTAAACTAAAATTTTCCTATGTCATTTATCTTTTGCTTTATGCAATACCAAACACGATTTTTAGCTTCGGGATCGTTTATATCATCAATAATGTGATTTCTGGCAAGAAAGATTTCATAACAGATTATATGGGAATTGTATTTGTATCAACTGTCATATATACCTATTTATTGAATATTATTTTTCAAAAAAAAATCAATCAATACTCTTTTGAAGCATTGTATGAAAATGAAAAAAAAATATTTGATAAAATATTAAAAGCTCCGTTGATTACCCTAGAAAAACTGGGCTCACAGCGATTTTATACAGCAATAGAAGATTTAAGGGTATTCTCGATTTTTCCTGAAGTTGTAACTCATTCCATCAATTCATTATTAATGTTGTTACTCTGTATGATCTATTTATTTACGCTATCCGTTTCATCAGCTTTGGTAGTTGTTGCTTTGATCGTTTTGATAGCTTTCACCTATTTTTTTGTGATAAATACGATGTCACAAAAAGTAGCCAATCTTAGAAAGTATAACGAGCATTATTACAAATATGTAGATGATGTAATAAAGGGATTCAAAGGATTTAAGTTAAGTACTCAAAGAAGAAAAAAATTAATGGATGAGCATTTGTCACCCAATAGAGAGAATGCCAAAATATTGGACTTTAATATTAACTATGTTTTTTTATCCATCAATTTAATAAGTCAGTATGGGCTGTATTTAGTTATCGGAGCTATCTTATTTATATTACCAGAGATAGGACTGCTAAAAAGAGAAGATATTATCTCTTATGTAGTTATTTTATTATTTGTTTCAGGACCTATAAACAACTTGATTAATATGCAAAATGTATATACAAGATTGACGGTTGCCAATAATAGAATAAAGAAATTTTTAATGGATTTTGATAGTACAGATGCGACTGTTAAAATTCAAAATTCCAATATAGAAGCATTCAATTCTTTGAAATTTAATAATATCCATTTTGCATATGAAAATGAGGCTACTGAGAAAACATTTGCACTAGGCCCTATAAACCTTTCGATAGAAAAAGGGGAAATGATATTTATAATTGGAGGAAATGGTAGTGGTAAAAGTACTTTTATCAACATTTTAACCGGTTTGTATCAACCTTCGGGAGGCGAAATAATATTAAATGAACAGAAATACAACAAGAAAAAAACGACTACACAAAACCTAATATCAGCAGTCTTTACAGATAATCATATATTTTCTCGTAATTATGATGACTATACATTAGAGCAAAACAAGGAGTATCAAGAATTGTTAAAAATAATGGAACTGGACAAAGTAATTCTAGATGACAAAGAAGATTCGGCAAGACGACCTTTTTCTAAAGGGCAAAGTAAGAGAATGTCATTGATTTTTGCTCTTTTAGAAGACAAGCCAATTCTGGTATTAGATGAATGGGCGGCCGATCAAGATCCACATTTCAGAAAATATTTTTATGAAAACTTACTGCCTAAGCTAAAGCAAGAGGGTAAAACCATTATTGCGGTAACGCATGATGATGCTTATTTTAAGCATGCAGATAGAATTCTAAAATTTGATTATGGAGAAATTGTGAAGGATTTCAAAGTAAAAGGCGAAATCTTGCACACAGAAAGTTTATGGCATAGTGAAGTTGTGAGTTAA